The following is a genomic window from Methanoculleus thermophilus.
CCGGGTAATGGATGCTCGGACAAAATTTCTGCAGGTATATGCGTATCGTGATATGCTTCGATACCGAGTGTAAATGTGGTATTTTTTCCAGGAATAGGTGATTCGACTCGGCTGGTCGCAACCGCCTCATTCGGAGTCATGCTCTCCCGGCAATACACTGGCATATCGGGCTTCTAGTGGTTATGGTTGTGCTCCCGATGTCTTTTTATCACTCCCCCGGAGATCGCATGCTATAGGTGCGTTTTCGGGCTTCTGGTGGAGGCTGGTACTCGGATGCCGTCGCGGCAGGGAACCCCGGGGCGATGCCCTTAAAGACGGCGCGCATAATTTTCTCCAGAGGACGCTCTCGGGTTTTGTCACTCGAACGGACGTCATGAAAGCGCCGCCATTCTGGGGTAGATAAGCACCTTGCTAATACTGAAGATGGCGCCGGAAAAGCGTTTCGACGAAAAAAAGGGCCGATGGTGAAGAACTGAATCCCGGTCAGCGAAAGATATCAAAGATCTGGTCGCTCCCGGTCGCGGCAAGTCGGTCGCGTTCAGCCCTCTCATCGACGAGCGCGAGGACCGGTGGAGTCATATCCTCACCCGGGTGGAACCCAAAGAGTTTCTCGAGTTCGGTCTGGATGGCATGGAGGAAGACCGAGTTTGAGATCTCGACTGGGCAGAGTTCCTCGCACTGGCCGCAGTTGACGCAGGAATCGGAGATGTGGGCGAACCGGATGAGGTGGAACATGAAGGGCGGCGGGATCACGCCCGGCTCGACCAGATAGTCCCTTCTTGTGCTGCAGTCGATGCAATAGCAGATTGGACAGTTCTCGATGCAGGAGTAGCACTTGATGCATCGGCTCGTCTGCTCCTTGATCTTGTTCAGGCGCTCCGTCCCCTCGCCGAGCGCTCCGAAGTAGCGTTCCCGCCATTTGTCGCCGAGTTTGAGCATCGCGTTCTCGACCTTGCCGCGGATCTCGATTCCCTTGGGGTTCGCGGGTTCGGTGGCGACCGCTCCAGCTGCAACCGCTGAATTAAGGAGATTTGCCCCCTTCTCGGAGCAGACCTCGACGAAAGTCGCCTTGCCGGCCCGCTCACCGATGACGCCCCAGTTGCCGCAGGCAAGATCCGCCTGGCGCGGGATCTTGATCTTGCACCGGCGGCAGTTCGAGCGGCGGCCAAGCCCCTCGTTCCCGAGGAGATCCTCCGCCCCCTCTTCGAGTTCATCGATGGAGATGCCTTTGTGCTGACCGTCCTTTGTCTCGACGATGAATTTGCCTTTGTCGATCTCTTCCTTGACGACATCGTCGGGATCGAGACCGAGCCTCTCCCGGACGATGGTCCGCGCGGTCTCCGGTCGGATGGTGCCGCCGCAGTTGAGGCCGATGATGATGATATTGTCGAGGTTGACCTGGCCGCGCTTCGCCATCTCATAGATTGCCTTGACGTCGCAGCCCTTGAGAACGGTGGCGATCCGCATATTGGGTTCGGTCGCAAGGAGGCAACGGCGCATCTGCTTGGGGAGGAGCAGGGTGCCGCAGTGGAGCGACCCGGCAATTCCGCCGATCTCGG
Proteins encoded in this region:
- a CDS encoding Coenzyme F420 hydrogenase/dehydrogenase, beta subunit C-terminal domain, with the protein product MAGKGDLLYAWTTDDELRAKAETGGAVTALLRHALESGMVDGVFAVRKGADVYDAVPALITDPAEIGGIAGSLHCGTLLLPKQMRRCLLATEPNMRIATVLKGCDVKAIYEMAKRGQVNLDNIIIIGLNCGGTIRPETARTIVRERLGLDPDDVVKEEIDKGKFIVETKDGQHKGISIDELEEGAEDLLGNEGLGRRSNCRRCKIKIPRQADLACGNWGVIGERAGKATFVEVCSEKGANLLNSAVAAGAVATEPANPKGIEIRGKVENAMLKLGDKWRERYFGALGEGTERLNKIKEQTSRCIKCYSCIENCPICYCIDCSTRRDYLVEPGVIPPPFMFHLIRFAHISDSCVNCGQCEELCPVEISNSVFLHAIQTELEKLFGFHPGEDMTPPVLALVDERAERDRLAATGSDQIFDIFR